tcttgtagaaaatcggaaccaaagcaaagtttattcatttttctgtttttaataaatgcgtgttttttttttttttggaaaacctgatgcggcccagtctcacccagaccctagctccagtggcccccaagtaaattgagtttgagacccctgctgtaatgttatattatataacatttgtcatattttaaccGCAAAATTATGATAGCctagcccaggggtcggcaacctttactatgaaaagagccattttacccccttgcccactgaagaaaaataacttggAGCCGTAAAACATATactatgtttaaaacaacattagagggaatttgggggtatcaaagtagttcagataagaaaagacgagttggagtactcttgctagtattggagataaacgtacataaataaaaaactaaataaaaactactGTAAAGTTACCTGATTTATTTACTCCggcgcaaacaagttcccatgccgctgtttttaagtgagctctaatttatttttgagaattgtcaaatagctccgggaaagtattacttattttctttcatgtactgaactgaatagcagtcagaactcagtcgggatgcattcatggtctcagacaaagttggattttttaaaactcattacaaaagatgtgtattttcccccactcgggtgttaaaaaatattcaagcatcgcaaagggagccacaacaaagaggatgaagagccacatgcggctctggagccgcaggttgctgacccctggcctaGCCTATTTAAACTGAAGAGAAACGACATGATCTGACGCCGACTATAGTTGTCTTTATTTTGGTCCTCATGTTACGAATTTCGGCATTTCATAGTTACAAATGAGCTCTTATGAATTAATTCaacaacttaattttgttttgtaaacacTGGACTCACACTGGAAGAATACAACGCGGCATGCTGCAAGGACGTGGTGGCTGCCTGACCCCATGCACAGCAAATTAATACAGCGTGCGCCTCATTCAAGGCTACATGGAGTGAGTAACATTGCTTATTAATTAACTATTTGCTCTTCATTatgaacatcattaaaaattcCATTTTGCATAATAGTGTCCCTTTTAAGATAACTGTATaccgtggtgtgaaaaagtgtttgtccctttccagatttatttttttattagtaatAAGATAGTAATATTAAATTTTATGCAATAATGCACCTTTATAATGTCGACAGACTTGATTAATAGTAATAAACGTTAATAGTAAATAGCAGAAAGAAAAGTGAAGACGTATACGCAGTACACTGTTCCTCTTGCTCGACGAGGCTTGCTGCCTTGTCCTGTTTGACGTCCTTAATTTACTTGGCCTCTGTCTGTCAGTCATATATGAGGCTGAAATTCAAGGACAGAAAGATATCGAGGGCACGCTGTGTTCGGAAAGCTTAAAGGTCCTGCTACACGGCTCAGCTGGTACAGCTCCGGGCTAGCGAGAGGACGTTTATCTAAATCCCAGCCCGTGCTGTGCAAGGATGAGTAAATCAGATGCTTTTTAAAACAGGGTTACTAAGGCTGAATGCTTTAGCTAAAGACTCTCTGGCCTTACAGGCTGAAAATATAATGGTGTTGCATCAAGACATGCCATTTCGATGACAATAAAAGCTTAGGATGATAATTGTGGACAAATTCTTGTTACTTGTGATGATACAGCTGATCCTCAGTGTTGAAGTGTGAAGGGCAGAGGGGGCATGAGAAAGGAGCATCTCCTCCGTCTGTGTCCATGTCAACCACCTGCAGGCAAGGACACAGTAAaggataatgtaaaaaaaatgattaggcAGCAAGgtttaaaaatactaaaaatactcTATATTAAGCCTACAGCACAATCATTATTCATCTTTTAAGGCTAACAGCAATATTGCAGGGTCACTCGGTGATAAAAAGAACACATTTGGTTCGTAAAACTTTTCAAGACGTGTACGTTAGTGGTcaagctttttaaaaatttgtggCGCTCGCAATAGGTATTGTTCCAAAAGCGAGCATACATGTAACACATATATCCTCACAGTTACATCATTATTAGACAAATGGTGATGAATTATGgacaattagtggctctaccctGACCATGCCctgcaaagattttttttttcaaacaatatGGCTCATTACAAACCAAACCAATCTGACTTTGGATCAAACTTTGgagttaagtaaaaaaaaataatagcacagatAACTAAGGACCGACCGATACATCGTCCGGccaatatatcgggccgatatttgcgttttttttccttgtatcggtatcggccgatacgcgcgtgggttcaccgatgtatttttccaccgcatgatttataGTCAGGCATCTTTGTGTTGCCCCGgcggcagaggaccccgcaacacacgtagtcgcggtaccccgcccccactgttgaatcacaacaagggcacgttttcacaagtaatagagttagcttgcgTTTGCGCGTCACACTgcggagcagtcatcacatcaatgccagataaaacttaaactacgacaaaaatgttttgcacatggttgaatatttatttattttaaagttgataatgccgtttaaatgtgtgtttaagaaagctttatcctactgtgttcagtgtttacatttcaatatatatttgtttaaacttgagacctgtaatatttgttatcatggtcattttttcatgtaaattgagggatcaaaagcagtatcggccacaaataccGGCCCacgcaaaatcggccatcggctgagggtgatggaaaaaaaaatcggtatcggcatcggccccaaaaaaaaacatatcggtcaaTCCCTACAAGTAACGTAGTAGGGGTGAATGTTTTTACTAAATGTTACACTTTTGTGTGTACTAGTTCAGGAGTAGCTTCCCCACATACAGACCAAAATtaagtgcaattaaaaaaaagaagagcttTCAATAACAGTTGAAGCAGTAGTGTAAAAACTGTACCGGTTTGCGTCCACGCTTGCGGCGAGGCTGCTCCGACGTGTGAATGAGTTGGTGCCTCTTTAGGGTTGCCGCCTGGGCGAAGTTCTTGCCGCACACGTTGCAGCAGAATGGCTTGTTGCCAGAGTGGTTCATGGTATGACGCAGCAGGCTCTGCGAGTTGGTGAAGGACTTTGAACACACCTGCACAACAACAAGGAAGACATCACTATTATATGAAGCATTGTGCGTTAAAGTGGACCTGACGGCAAACTTAGACGGACACCTTGCAAGTGAAGAGCTTTTCTCCTGTGTGACTATAGACGTGTGTGCGCAGAAAGACACGTCGGGTGAAGGTTTTGCCGCAGTATGGGCACACGTGCGGCAGAGCTGTGCGGGACCAGTCCTGCAGCAATTTGGCTGGCGGAGGGAGGTTTGCCGTGTCCGGGGCCACTAAAGCTCCACCCTCCATTTCCTGATTTAAACCTAAATCCTTGTTTcctgaaaaaagaaagaaaacatgaaAGTTCCtgcaatgcatgcatgcatgcatgcatttttttcccccccaagcAAGACTTGGCGACTTACCTTTGCTCACGATCCTGAAAATCGGCCTGCTTCTCTTAGCAGACGGTGCATCCAACTGATTCGCAGAAGGTGAGGAGAGGGGACGCTTTGAGCTCTGCGGCGCATCCATAGAGGTGGCCATTTCATCGCCCGTGTCCACTTCGTCGATAGGCCCAAATTCCATGACTCGGTGTTGCCTTCGATGGTACAAGTACTGGGTGGTGTTCATGAAGGTCTGGTCGCAGTAAGCGCAACTGTGAAGCGGTGTGTGTAGATCGTGCTTCGCCTTGCGATGCGTGGTTAGCTCGGTGGCATCTTTGAAGCTCGCCCCGCACTGGATGCAGAGGAACAACTCTGCTTGGTGTACGGAGGAGGCTGACGGAGTTCCTGCTTGGTCCTGCTCGTCTGACGCGCTGCTCGGCTCGCACAGATTTTCCACTTTGGTCGTCGCCACTGTCGCACTTCCTTCGCCCTTCTGCCGGTGCTGCTTGCGATGGTAGAGGAAGAGGGTAGTATTGAGAAAGCTCTCCCCGCACACAGTGCAGTGGTGAAGGGCCTCCTCAAAGCCATGTGTCTTGCGGTGGGCCACAAGTTCAGACACGAGGCCAAAGCAGGAGCCACAGTCCACACATAGGAGCACGGGCTCAGGCTTGGGCTTTTTTACCGTCCCTCTCCTCCTAGGTGACTCTTCCTGTGTCACATCAGGTGCTGATGGCTCAGAATTCTGGGTCGAAGAAGAACTCTTTTCAAGTTCTTGCAGCTGTTCCTCCTTTACTCTCAGTTCCTCTGCTTGTTCGGGCGTGCGATTGTCGACGTCGCCCTGTGAGACAGCCTCATCGGTTTGTAAACTGGAAACCGAATTCATCTGAAGTTCAGACTGAGGCTCGGGAGTCAACTGGCTTTCAACAGCAACCTTTAAACAGGCACCTTCTTTGCGGTGACTCTGCCACAGGTCGAGACTTTTGAAGAGCTCCTCGCAGTCCCCGCACTGGTAGAGAATTCTAGGCTGGTCTGTCGCCTGGTCTTCGCTGCCCTCGGTTTGCATAGTGACCATTGTCTCCTGGACTACATCGTCAACAGGCTCTTCGGGGGGCGGCTCTAATTCGACTTGGATCTGTGGGACTGCAGTCTCCTGTGTTAGCTGTGTCTATAAAAACATGAAGGGATTACAGGGGGAAAAAGATACACATTATTAGGGTTTTTGATTGGGATCGTAATTGTGGTGTTACTGcaatcagggctcgacaataacaatgtatCGATGGCCCAGggaaagttaaaacaaaattcgggcaagtaaatccaatcagtgatattcccgtcgggcaagtgtactttggcatgccatactgccaagagttttttttataagcggttcttgttgggtgttggtgaAACacagactgcgtaattccggtagtaatttgcaaaccaattcttgcaaatcttgaaatggaccactcagtatcgtttatttagaccgcggtccggagtccacagtccgcgttttacccacacccgttcttgttcgcgatcaaccaatcagcgatggtttgactaggaaaacatctatcatggcgtccctgccaacaacttctgaaggaaaacaccaaaaagtgatgaaacagtgcctcctaaacaagtattttattagcggcagcaaatcaaatgatggcacaggtgagtgaatcacattgctgtgacaatttgaagtggtcacaatgaaacaccacgattcgatccaataccaagtgctgattttgcacaagctacaaaatctagcgcttccatttctctgtgtatttttctcaccttttttcttcacaaattattgtttgaccattgagcatttttttctggattaaaaacactttactagtacacaaatgtgtctattcaataatgtttcattgtggtgcacaacttataaaaggcaaagtgcctagaagtgcCAATCCAGATTTctatgcaacgtcatgatctatggaggaaaacaaccacaagaaatgctgtgatgccacaaaaattaaatgatatcattatggggcaagtagttctcaccttaaggattccccatgggcaagtcatttttgtttttaatgtagagccctggcaATGACTGTATATCTTGGAGtgcatatatataaatttataacaaaCTAATGtattaccaaaaaaattaattccaaGCTCACTCGGCAACCTCGACAAAAGCTAACCCGTGACTTATTTAGAACACTGCCCTAAACTTGGGACTGCACCCAAAAAAGGAAATTTCAcatacaatgcaaaaaaaaattatattgttatgGGTATCATAAACCATAAAGGCAGTTATACGTTTGCCAAGGCACTGAGGCACTTTGTGCTACAATTAAAGCTCCCTTCATATATACAACAAGGCTGAATATAAATGCTCTCTTTATCTTTATAAAGACATTAACAGCCATTGTTGTGTGTAGCAACGGCTCTTTtaataaacaaagaaattacaGCAACCCAAGCTAATGAAATAGGGCTGCGGTAAACCATCTTAATATGTCAAAGCAGAGGGATTAAAAGCGGCATGTCGCAGGTTTCCGAAACCCAATGAGAGATTtgttagaggaaaaaaaaaaatgaatgtggcGAATGAATTTCTCAAGCTCGTTTTTCGCCGTGGGATGCAATCAGTCTGTCGGCTGTGTCACAGTGCCTTATAGACAAGTGTTGGACGGTTTGAGTTAAAGCAGTCTGGGCGCAAGATCAACCTCAAGAAAGCTGTCCGCCCACTCCTAAACGAGGACCCATACATGACTTGCTGCTTTAAACCCCCCCCCCGAGGTCTCGCCTGAGCTGTCACAGGGCGCAAGATGCTGCCACCAAACACGTTACTTTTGTGCACCTTTCCATGATGAATGCTGCAGCACTCAATTAACATATCTGTCCATATTGATGAAATTGCTAAAATAACAATGAAGAGCTTGTCAAGTTCATGACTGGTGCAGGAGGACTATTCTGGTGATTCAGATGGCCTGGACAGATAGCACCGTATGTGAAGAAGCAGCTCGGGGTTCAGTCTGCTCTGTGACCTCATTACACGCCTTTCCCGCCTGCTCCAAATCTTCACATCGATTGCCATCTTGCTGGTATGAAACCCTTTCTCCAAACTGAGATCAGGAGGCCATTGCAGTGTGATAAGAAGAAAAACTGCACTTAAGGAATCCGATTTAGAGAACTTTTAACGTTTCTAAAGGAAGGATAGATTTTGGCTTTGTGATTGCTCAGCACAAATATTATAAATGTGACTGCTTCCTTAGCAAGTTCTGCAAAGTCATGGAAATATTACAgtctataatattatataatgtggGAGAAATGATTTAACCAATTGGGTTTGGATTTATTGATGTAATACTGTTTTAATGTGTTACTTGGCCAAGTCACTCTTACATGATGGAAACACTTAGGAATGAGCAAGTTTCactcaaacatttttatcctcTCTAAATGATCATCTACCAACAATAATGCTCTAATTATAGATGGGATGTTTATTTACCTAAATCATAAAGAGCATTAATtggaatgtaaaatgtaaaactcATTCTAGATAAGTTTCGTTTTGAAATTTTAATTGTGATTTGGAGTGCAGGAGAAAGAGTGGAAAAAATAGGGTGTTCCAAttccatttaataataataattggtatCACAATTTGTGGTTGCCAATACGATTCATGGATGATATTGGGTCATATAAAACGATGCGATGACGATTTAGTAACTAAAATTCAACCAGTGTGACTGTTAACTAAATAATTGGATACTGGACAGTGCAGTTCAGGTTAGCTAGATATGTGTGGGGGTTTTTTTTAGGTATAAGTTAATTATGGATATAAACAACGATTAATTGCAAAtgcattcacattttatttgactTCAGGTTGAATTCAAAAGGAGGAGGTTAACCTTTTCAGCTCACATTGTCGATATTCAGTACATTTTCAATTAATGTACAGTAGGTTTATTTGCTACTTCTGCTTCCGTTtttcaacataaaaataatacaatatttattcattttctaccgcttttcctcacgagggtcgcggggggtgctggagcctatcccagctgtctttgggcgagaggcggggtacaccctggactggtcgccagccaatcacagggcacatatagacaaacaaccattcatactcacattcatacctatggacaatttggagtcgccaattaaactgggatgtttttggaatgtgggaggaaaccggagtacccggagaaaacccacgcatgcacggggaagaacatgcaaactccacacagagatggccgaggggggaattgaaccctggtctcctagctgtgaagtctgcgcgctaaccactcgaccgctgtgccgcctgatacaatattaatatataaaattaatattattgtgttattaataatataataataaagcgCAAACATCATCTCATTGGGTAGAATTAACAGTAGGTTTACCTTAGAGATGGTAAAATGTGTCAGACTTCCTGTTTCACACAGTGCTACGTTGGGTAAGAGTCATACGGCATAGCACGTATTAACGATTAAAAAGATCGATGGCCGTCATTGGTTACTTTGGTAACTTGTGTATATAAAAACCACAAAGCTGATGCATCATTTGATGTGAGGAGGTGCCTTCCCATGATGCCTTTTGTCGTGCTGGCGCGGGGCAATAACATCACAGATAGGCAAGTCTGAATCAAGTGATATTTAATGTCTTTATCATTAAAAGTGctacaaaaaacacacagattCAAATAAAGCCTGCCGTACTTGAATCAAattctttattttcatagaaTAAATGAATTTAGTATGATATATGTAGTCCGGAATGCCAACTTGCTGAACAGAGTTCGATGTTGGATCATTGGAATATAAATCAATACATAGATGTAGTGGATGAATCGTTACACACCTATTACATGtcaattactgtactgtatatttcaaaacacaccaacaacaGAACCATAATAGCTCAGCCAGCCTCCTCGGTTCGCCTGAGTAGTGGACCATCGTCGGTaggcagagcccccccccctccattgtATCCTAACGACCGTCATTTGACACTGTTAAAGAGCCAACCATTCCTGTCTATAACTCCCTCCTCCTTTAGAGAATAAATAGACTGGATCTTCCATCAAGCTCTCAGACTAGAGCTCTACTGTCttgtctgactggtgtgtgtcccacctagtctttgagcatgaactgatgaaaccTTCTCAGGTGAGAGGTGAAAAAAAACCTATAAGACCTGAACAGACCAGTTGCGATCGATTGAGTGCCCTGAgaatttattga
This genomic window from Doryrhamphus excisus isolate RoL2022-K1 chromosome 17, RoL_Dexc_1.0, whole genome shotgun sequence contains:
- the znf574 gene encoding zinc finger protein 574; the encoded protein is METTSVYMCFPCYKEFSTLEEVLKHQLTCTAEEDQTDPSGTTPVIVPVLQTQTQLTQETAVPQIQVELEPPPEEPVDDVVQETMVTMQTEGSEDQATDQPRILYQCGDCEELFKSLDLWQSHRKEGACLKVAVESQLTPEPQSELQMNSVSSLQTDEAVSQGDVDNRTPEQAEELRVKEEQLQELEKSSSSTQNSEPSAPDVTQEESPRRRGTVKKPKPEPVLLCVDCGSCFGLVSELVAHRKTHGFEEALHHCTVCGESFLNTTLFLYHRKQHRQKGEGSATVATTKVENLCEPSSASDEQDQAGTPSASSVHQAELFLCIQCGASFKDATELTTHRKAKHDLHTPLHSCAYCDQTFMNTTQYLYHRRQHRVMEFGPIDEVDTGDEMATSMDAPQSSKRPLSSPSANQLDAPSAKRSRPIFRIVSKGNKDLGLNQEMEGGALVAPDTANLPPPAKLLQDWSRTALPHVCPYCGKTFTRRVFLRTHVYSHTGEKLFTCKVCSKSFTNSQSLLRHTMNHSGNKPFCCNVCGKNFAQAATLKRHQLIHTSEQPRRKRGRKPVVDMDTDGGDAPFSCPLCPSHFNTEDQLYHHKLLHTSHPFPCPDCGEAFSRRKDLDLHSLTHQDKQPVTCPHCSSAFINQAVLDIHLQRCPTSAEERNTGRGRGQGRGRSTGQMECDLCGHRCMTQESLDLHRLSHTGQTPLKCPVRPCRRRFISNKALEEHVVAHFQGKLGKSKSQVRFECQICQKGFAYNSTFQVHMRTHTNERPFECTTCGKSFRQLPHLQDHERIHSGVRPFCCWICGKSFSVAARLTEHARTHSGEKPYACPHCPAAFRSRSNLDKHIRQHGDLPAEAAEQLANATQQAQVQKVLEGAKVLSSMAATGVEVDSGSVQTIYVLQASEGGGEAIMIPAEELSGIEGASQMVILPSSMLGTQGISLPTITMDGGEITMVEATQSPQHAIEFIVEETI